The following are from one region of the Coffea eugenioides isolate CCC68of chromosome 2, Ceug_1.0, whole genome shotgun sequence genome:
- the LOC113753806 gene encoding MLO-like protein 6 isoform X1: MAGESKELSLQETPTWAVAVICFILVAISIIVEFLIHLLASWLKKKRKQALHDALEKIKAELMLLGFISLLLTVVQEPISKICIPKSAGRTWHPCRENDELDGEKFINPCKAKGKSQLVSEKGLHELHIFIFMLAAFHVLYCITTLGLGRLKMRVWKAWEDETKTLEYIYHNDPDRFRFARDTSFGRRHLHFWSKSPILLWIVCFFRQFFASVTKVDYLALRHGFIIAHLAPQNHTTFDFRSYIKRSLEEDFKVVVGISPIIWLFAVLFLLSNTHGWHSYLWLPFIPLAIILLVGTKLQVIITKMGLRIQERGDVIKGTPVVETGDHLFWFNRPRLLLYLVQFVLFQNAFQMAFFAFTWYKYGVPSCFHKGPKDIAIRLSVGIVTQVLCSYVTLPLYALVTQMGTTMKPVIFNEKVSSALKSWHKTAKKHIKEDRKSGSTTPFSSRPGTPLHGMSPVHLLQGFRCSTVDDDSLQATPRGSNSDNEIWDHEVPSSSLHNADDNAADSAGRVTVMHHTSTSRISPKQRSVKTQHEVDIGSTDFSFK, translated from the exons ATGGCCGGAGAAAGTAAAGAACTTTCATTGCAGGAGACACCTACGTGGGCTGTGGCAGTTATCTGCTTTATTCTCGTTGCTATCTCAATCATCGTCGAATTTCTCATTCATCTTCTCGCCTCG TGGTTAAAGAAAAAGCGTAAACAAGCTCTCCACGATGCACTGGAGAAGATCAAAGCAG AACTTATGCTTTTGGGGTTTATCTCATTGCTCCTTACTGTAGTGCAAGAACCCATTTCCAAAATATGCATACCCAAGAGTGCTGGCCGGACCTGGCATCCTTGTCGGGAAAATGAtgaattggatggtgaaaaATTTATAAATCCATGCAAAGCCAAG GGTAAATCGCAATTGGTTTCAGAAAAGGGGTTACACGAACTCCATATCTTCATTTTCATGCTTGCCGCTTTTCACGTCCTCTATTGTATCACGACTTTGGGATTGGGTAGGCTAAAG ATGAGGGTATGGAAAGCATGGGAGGATGAGACCAAGACTCTGGAGTACATATACCATAACG ATCCAGACAGATTCAGGTTTGCTAGGGATACTTCCTTTGGACGTAGACATCTGCACTTCTGGAGCAAGTCTCCAATCCTCCTTTGGATT GTTTGTTTTTTCAGACAATTTTTTGCATCAGTTACAAAAGTTGACTATTTGGCTCTTAGACATGGCTTTATCATT GCACATTTAGCACCCCAGAACCACACAACATTTGATTTTCGGTCATACATCAAGAGATCCCTCGAGGAAGATTTTAAAGTCGTGGTTGGAATAAG TCCTATCATATGGCTCTTTGCTGTGCTGTTTCTTTTGTCAAATACTCATG GATGGCATTCATACTTGTGGCTACCGTTTATTCCTCTTGCG ATAATCCTCTTGGTGGGTACAAAGCTACAGGTGATTATAACAAAGATGGGATTGAGGATTCAAGAAAGAGGTGATGTTATCAAGGGAACACCAGTAGTGGAGACAGGAGACCATCTATTCTGGTTCAATCGCCCTCGTTTGCTCCTTTACTTGGTTCAATTTGTTCTCTTTCAG AATGCATTTCAGATGGCTTTCTTTGCTTTTACTTGG tATAAATATGGCGTGCCGTCTTGCTTCCACAAGGGGCCTAAAGACATAGCCATCAGACTTTCAGTGGG GATCGTCACACAAGTCCTCTGCAGCTATGTTACTCTTCCTTTGTACGCTCTAGTAACACAG ATGGGCACAACAATGAAACCGGTAATATTCAATGAGAAAGTGTCATCAGCACTCAAAAGCTGGCACAAGACTGCCAAAAAGCACATAAAAGAAGACAGGAAATCAGGAAGTACGACACCCTTCTCGAGTAGGCCTGGAACGCCCTTGCATGGAATGTCTCCAGTTCATCTGTTGCAGGGCTTCCGTTGCAGTACTGTGGATGATGATAGCCTGCAAGCAACCCCACGGGGATCCAATTCTGACAATGAAATTTGGGATCATGAAGTGCCTTCATCTTCCCTGCATAACGCTGATGATAATGCTGCTGATTCTGCTGGAAGAGTTACAGTAATGCATCATACATCCACGTCCCGAATTTCTCCAAAACAACGTTCGGTAAAAACTCAACATGAAGTTGATATCGGCTCCACTGATTTCTCATTCAAGTAA
- the LOC113753806 gene encoding MLO-like protein 12 isoform X2, with protein sequence MAGESKELSLQETPTWAVAVICFILVAISIIVEFLIHLLASWLKKKRKQALHDALEKIKAELMLLGFISLLLTVVQEPISKICIPKSAGRTWHPCRENDELDGEKFINPCKAKGKSQLVSEKGLHELHIFIFMLAAFHVLYCITTLGLGRLKMRVWKAWEDETKTLEYIYHNDPDRFRFARDTSFGRRHLHFWSKSPILLWIVCFFRQFFASVTKVDYLALRHGFIIAHLAPQNHTTFDFRSYIKRSLEEDFKVVVGISPIIWLFAVLFLLSNTHGWHSYLWLPFIPLAIILLVGTKLQVIITKMGLRIQERGDVIKGTPVVETGDHLFWFNRPRLLLYLVQFVLFQNAFQMAFFAFTWYKYGVPSCFHKGPKDIAIRLSVG encoded by the exons ATGGCCGGAGAAAGTAAAGAACTTTCATTGCAGGAGACACCTACGTGGGCTGTGGCAGTTATCTGCTTTATTCTCGTTGCTATCTCAATCATCGTCGAATTTCTCATTCATCTTCTCGCCTCG TGGTTAAAGAAAAAGCGTAAACAAGCTCTCCACGATGCACTGGAGAAGATCAAAGCAG AACTTATGCTTTTGGGGTTTATCTCATTGCTCCTTACTGTAGTGCAAGAACCCATTTCCAAAATATGCATACCCAAGAGTGCTGGCCGGACCTGGCATCCTTGTCGGGAAAATGAtgaattggatggtgaaaaATTTATAAATCCATGCAAAGCCAAG GGTAAATCGCAATTGGTTTCAGAAAAGGGGTTACACGAACTCCATATCTTCATTTTCATGCTTGCCGCTTTTCACGTCCTCTATTGTATCACGACTTTGGGATTGGGTAGGCTAAAG ATGAGGGTATGGAAAGCATGGGAGGATGAGACCAAGACTCTGGAGTACATATACCATAACG ATCCAGACAGATTCAGGTTTGCTAGGGATACTTCCTTTGGACGTAGACATCTGCACTTCTGGAGCAAGTCTCCAATCCTCCTTTGGATT GTTTGTTTTTTCAGACAATTTTTTGCATCAGTTACAAAAGTTGACTATTTGGCTCTTAGACATGGCTTTATCATT GCACATTTAGCACCCCAGAACCACACAACATTTGATTTTCGGTCATACATCAAGAGATCCCTCGAGGAAGATTTTAAAGTCGTGGTTGGAATAAG TCCTATCATATGGCTCTTTGCTGTGCTGTTTCTTTTGTCAAATACTCATG GATGGCATTCATACTTGTGGCTACCGTTTATTCCTCTTGCG ATAATCCTCTTGGTGGGTACAAAGCTACAGGTGATTATAACAAAGATGGGATTGAGGATTCAAGAAAGAGGTGATGTTATCAAGGGAACACCAGTAGTGGAGACAGGAGACCATCTATTCTGGTTCAATCGCCCTCGTTTGCTCCTTTACTTGGTTCAATTTGTTCTCTTTCAG AATGCATTTCAGATGGCTTTCTTTGCTTTTACTTGG tATAAATATGGCGTGCCGTCTTGCTTCCACAAGGGGCCTAAAGACATAGCCATCAGACTTTCAGTGGGGTGA